In candidate division KSB1 bacterium, the sequence CTTATTTTCGACAACTCGATGATCTGCCGGTTCGATCTAAGAATGTTGAAGAGGCCGCAAAATCTTTTGAGGCAAAGTTACCGGAAACCGGCGAGGGTGCTGCCCGGACTTTGCTAACTCTCATTGACAGAGCAAAAGACGCCTCAGTCAATTCTGCAGGCCCCCGCTTTTTTCATTTCGTAATCGGCGGCACAACTCCGGCCGCTCTCGGCGCCGACTGGCTCACGACTGTCTTAGATCAAGTTGCATACGCCTGGGTTTCTTCTCCCCTCGCAGTTCAGCTCGAGGTGGTGGCGCTTTCCTGGCTCAAAGACCTTTTCTCGCTTCCGGATAAATGGGGCGGCGTCATGACGACCGGAGCGACCCTGGCAAACTTCGTTGGGCTGGCTGCCGCCCGGCAATGGTGTGGGGAAAAACAAGGAGTTGATGTTTCAGAAGAAGGTCTGTCAAATTTGCCCGGAATTCCGGTTTTTTCAAGCGGCTATATTCATGCCAGCGCAGTCAAATGCCTCGGCATGCTGGGCATTGGCCGTGGCAATGTCAAGACCTTTAGCCGAGATGCTGCGGGCCGGCTGGATCTGAAAGCTTTGGAAAAATCTCTCCAAGAACTCAAGGGCTCGCCTGCGATTCTCATTGGCAATGCCGGCGAGGTAAACACCGGCGATTTCGATGCCATCGAACCGCTTGCAGACCTGGCTGAGGAATACAACGCCTGGCTGCACGTTGACGGAGCCTTCGGACTTTTTGCACGGCTGAGTCCCAAAAGTGAGCACCTTGCAGCAGGAGTGGAGCGCGCCCATTCGGTGACGGTTGATGGTCACAAATGGCTGAACGTTCCCTACGATTGCGGATTCGCTTTTGTCAGCGACCCGGCGCTGCTTGGACGAACCTTTGCTTACACGGCCGACTATCTCCCTGACCCGGAAGATCCACATCCCAATATGGGCACAATCGGACCTGAGAGTTCCCGGCGTGCGCGTTCTTTATCCGTTTGGGCGACGCTGCAGGCTTATGGTCGTCAAGGTTACCGGGCTATCGTCGAAAATCATTTGGCGCTTGCACAGCGAATGGCCCGGTTAGTCGATGCAGCTTCCGACCTTGAACTTCTTGCCGAGGTTCAGCTAAACATTGTTTGCTTTCGCTATAATCCCGGCAACCTTTCGGAAGCCCGGCTTAATCAACTGAACGAGCAATTAGGGGAGGCCATTCTCGAAGACGGCCGGGTCTATGCCGGAACCACCCGATTTGAAGATAAGGTTGCTCTGCGGCCCGCCATTGCCAATTGGC encodes:
- a CDS encoding aspartate aminotransferase family protein encodes the protein MNRTNLTDSSTPHRDEIAEVLRLMVEHAATYFRQLDDLPVRSKNVEEAAKSFEAKLPETGEGAARTLLTLIDRAKDASVNSAGPRFFHFVIGGTTPAALGADWLTTVLDQVAYAWVSSPLAVQLEVVALSWLKDLFSLPDKWGGVMTTGATLANFVGLAAARQWCGEKQGVDVSEEGLSNLPGIPVFSSGYIHASAVKCLGMLGIGRGNVKTFSRDAAGRLDLKALEKSLQELKGSPAILIGNAGEVNTGDFDAIEPLADLAEEYNAWLHVDGAFGLFARLSPKSEHLAAGVERAHSVTVDGHKWLNVPYDCGFAFVSDPALLGRTFAYTADYLPDPEDPHPNMGTIGPESSRRARSLSVWATLQAYGRQGYRAIVENHLALAQRMARLVDAASDLELLAEVQLNIVCFRYNPGNLSEARLNQLNEQLGEAILEDGRVYAGTTRFEDKVALRPAIANWRIREKDIDLFIDVVRELGKKLES